The Kaistella daneshvariae genomic sequence GTTTGACAAGATGTCAAAAACGCTAGAAATAAAAATACTGGAAGTAATTTTCTCATTCTTAAAATAATTTTTGCAAATGTAGAGAATATAATTCTTACAAAGAAAATAATATTATGTTAAATTTGTATTAAAGATTTAAGGCACTGGCAATTAGCCAACTTTCACTCCAACACGCCTGAAAATTGAAGCCGCCAGTTACCGCATCAATATTCAGCACTTCGCCGGCGATGAAAAAATTGGGAAGAATTTTAGATTCCATGGTTTTGAAGTTGATTTCCTTTAGCTCAACACCGCCCGCGGTAACAAATTCATCTTTATAAGTAGATTTTCCGGTAACCTGCATTTTGTTCTCACAAAGATTTTCTAAAATTTTTGCCAGTTCAGCACCGGAAATTTGGGAAATATTTTTATTCAAATCGATTTTTGAAAGCCACAAAATGCGGTGCCAGAAGCGCGTGGTGATGTCGAAAATTTTCGAGCTTCCGATGTTCTTTTTTGGATTTTCCTTTTTAAAGCTCACGAAAATTTCTTCCGCAGTATCCTTTTCAATCCCTAAAAAATTAACTACGATTTCAAACTTGTATTTCAGTTTCGCCAATTCTCGCGCCTTCCAGGCAGAAATTTTTAAAATCGCCGGTCCGGAAAGTCCCCAGTGTGTGATCAGCATCGGGCCGGATTCTTCCATTTTTAGTTGCGGAATAGAAACTTCGGCATTTGGAAAGCTCGTTCCCATCAAATCCTTTAAAGTTTCATTTTTGATGTTGAATGTAAAAAGCGATGGCACCAACTCCACAATTTTATGACCCAGGTTTTGAAGCAGTTTTAAAGATTTCGGTGAACTTCCCGTAGAAAAAACAACGTAATCTGCAGCCAGTTTTTCATTGTTGGTGGTAATTACATATGGGTCATCTGTTTTCTGAATATCAAGCACGACAGATTTTGTACGGACTTCAAAACCTTTTTTTTGAACTTTACTGACCATTACATTGATAATGCTTTGCGAGGAATTGCTTTCGGGAAAAATGCGGTTATCGCTTTCAATTTTTAAAGGAACATTTCGGCTTTCAAACCAATCCATCGTGTCGCCCGGTTGAAATTTATGAAAAACGCTGAGCAATTCTTTATTTCCGCGCGGATAAAAATTTACGAGTTCGCGCGGATCGAAACAGGCGTGCGACACGTTGCAGCGGCCGCCGCCAGAAATCTTAACTTTCTGCAAAACATCAGAATTCTGTTCTAAAATGGTAACTTTAAATTTAGTTTCATCGAGGTTTGCTGCGCAGAAAAATCCTGCCGCGCCGCCGCCGATGATGATGATTTGCTTTTTTTTCATAAAATAACCGTTAGAAT encodes the following:
- a CDS encoding BaiN/RdsA family NAD(P)/FAD-dependent oxidoreductase codes for the protein MKKKQIIIIGGGAAGFFCAANLDETKFKVTILEQNSDVLQKVKISGGGRCNVSHACFDPRELVNFYPRGNKELLSVFHKFQPGDTMDWFESRNVPLKIESDNRIFPESNSSQSIINVMVSKVQKKGFEVRTKSVVLDIQKTDDPYVITTNNEKLAADYVVFSTGSSPKSLKLLQNLGHKIVELVPSLFTFNIKNETLKDLMGTSFPNAEVSIPQLKMEESGPMLITHWGLSGPAILKISAWKARELAKLKYKFEIVVNFLGIEKDTAEEIFVSFKKENPKKNIGSSKIFDITTRFWHRILWLSKIDLNKNISQISGAELAKILENLCENKMQVTGKSTYKDEFVTAGGVELKEINFKTMESKILPNFFIAGEVLNIDAVTGGFNFQACWSESWLIASALNL